In Helianthus annuus cultivar XRQ/B chromosome 9, HanXRQr2.0-SUNRISE, whole genome shotgun sequence, the following are encoded in one genomic region:
- the LOC110921288 gene encoding EPIDERMAL PATTERNING FACTOR-like protein 2 — protein sequence MGCGHTLHLLTTTISLLFLLLFAQGRMLATQSQVEEEKTILRGQIGSRPPRCERRCGSCGHCEAIQVPTTPQTKTAINGVKNPTLEYARGDYSSNYKPMSWKCKCGSFIFNP from the exons ATGGGTTGTGGTCACACCCTCCATTTATTAACAACAACCATTTCCCTTCTCTTTCTCCTCCTTTTTGCTCAAG GTAGAATGCTGGCCACTCAATCTCAG GTGGAGGAGGAGAAGACAATACTGAGGGGACAAATAGGATCAAGGCCACCAAGATGTGAAAGAAGATGTGGGTCTTGTGGGCATTGTGAAGCCATTCAAGTGCCTACAACCCCACAAACCAAGACTGCAATAAACGGAGTGAAGAACCCAACACTAGAATATGCAAGAGGTGATTACAGCTCAAACTACAAGCCCATGAGTTGGAAGTGCAAGTGTGGGAGCTTTATTTTCAACCCATga